The following are encoded in a window of Pelagicoccus sp. SDUM812003 genomic DNA:
- a CDS encoding TonB-dependent receptor plug domain-containing protein produces the protein MHESNKQQIRRAARMLPALVSASVLSAGLFAQDEEPEELDAFISEEVPIEENILPTSRPFNSVYGTDRSILDTPRNVTIISREQLDSIAIKDVRDFSKLTSSSYTKTNFGSPSTPNLRGQEADLFVNGMRRGGSVNGNGLPVNFNAVESVNIVKGPAGVVYGTTNYLGGYADLITKKPYFDAERGSFGVSVGSYDQYTWNVDYSKPVSDKLAYRVSYEGKEWDGYWELWKQNSQALYFALTYRPNEKYTLEANIEYFQADYTENWGINRVSQDLVDNGLYLPNAQTDQEYLDYIAMLGNGAGFWAGTPGVDYASQFGGAGFATIALPDLDNPVPVDRTWKLAAPGDDSFGRMVSGGVDQTLKLENFDLVNKTFFSWKDRQTFSSYHYSELLRDNIAFENRTEIRFNNEFGDESSFDINAGVRLRYDDIWSANHFYNEPVNFWDMTRDPDTRRVPDQGFLGSAAWVFDEEPRGVLDHWYIGIDAFADVPYVTGGDGKNFIFGPFAQFDLKLNDTFSVLAGFTTDFVDAEEVHPVLGESGSFDFSGDGTIADDMAERGYLLDESTELDNYNLSFIYKPSEISTLYATYNFSETYSVDTGGRILPSSFGDTQESDLLEFGTKFVFADGKFFLNAALVDREFTERNIDGSVDQVFIDAYEIEFNYQPNRNLFATLGFSYMDAERTAGFFASPYTIDRADETGGIYISPLFLAPSELVPAPGIPEKLVNSLIRYKWDNGFGMTLGFIGWGDTYSGYSDFEIAVPDLTGANGGEDYILTANTAVLGFQYEADLSFTYEYENWAYKLTIFNVTDEENWDVNNSGYGNGSILPRQPARFELSAKYSF, from the coding sequence ATGCACGAATCAAATAAACAACAGATACGACGAGCGGCCCGCATGTTGCCCGCGCTTGTTTCCGCAAGCGTGCTCAGCGCAGGCCTTTTTGCCCAAGACGAGGAGCCGGAGGAACTGGACGCCTTCATCTCGGAGGAAGTGCCCATCGAGGAGAACATCCTTCCAACCTCACGACCCTTCAACTCCGTGTACGGCACGGATCGCAGCATTCTGGATACGCCGCGAAACGTCACCATCATCTCGCGAGAGCAATTGGACTCCATCGCGATCAAGGACGTGCGCGACTTTTCCAAGCTCACGTCCAGCTCCTATACTAAGACAAATTTCGGCTCGCCCTCCACGCCCAACCTGCGCGGCCAGGAAGCGGACCTTTTCGTGAACGGCATGCGCCGCGGCGGCTCGGTGAATGGAAACGGACTGCCGGTCAACTTCAACGCGGTCGAATCGGTCAACATCGTGAAGGGACCTGCTGGCGTGGTGTATGGAACGACCAACTACCTGGGCGGCTATGCGGACCTCATCACCAAGAAGCCTTACTTCGACGCGGAGCGAGGCTCCTTCGGCGTGAGCGTCGGTTCCTACGACCAGTACACCTGGAACGTGGACTACAGCAAGCCGGTGAGCGACAAGCTGGCCTATCGCGTATCCTACGAAGGAAAGGAGTGGGACGGCTACTGGGAGCTCTGGAAGCAGAACTCGCAAGCCCTCTACTTCGCCCTGACCTACCGCCCCAACGAGAAGTATACGCTTGAGGCGAACATCGAGTATTTCCAGGCGGACTACACCGAGAACTGGGGCATCAATCGCGTATCTCAGGACCTGGTGGACAATGGCTTGTATTTGCCGAACGCTCAGACCGATCAGGAGTATCTGGACTACATCGCCATGCTGGGCAATGGCGCGGGCTTCTGGGCGGGGACGCCGGGTGTGGACTATGCCAGCCAGTTCGGAGGCGCCGGCTTCGCCACCATCGCTCTGCCCGACCTCGACAACCCCGTGCCGGTGGATCGCACCTGGAAGCTTGCCGCTCCGGGAGACGACTCCTTCGGACGCATGGTAAGTGGCGGTGTCGACCAGACCTTGAAGCTGGAGAATTTCGATCTGGTCAACAAGACCTTCTTCTCCTGGAAGGATCGCCAGACCTTTTCGTCCTATCACTACTCCGAGCTGTTGCGCGACAACATCGCCTTTGAGAACCGCACCGAGATTCGCTTCAACAACGAGTTCGGCGACGAAAGCTCCTTCGATATCAACGCCGGCGTTCGCCTTCGCTACGACGACATCTGGTCGGCGAATCACTTCTACAACGAGCCGGTCAACTTCTGGGATATGACCCGCGATCCGGACACCCGACGCGTGCCCGATCAAGGCTTCCTCGGAAGCGCCGCATGGGTTTTCGACGAAGAGCCTCGCGGTGTGCTCGACCACTGGTACATCGGCATCGACGCCTTTGCCGACGTGCCGTACGTCACCGGCGGCGACGGCAAGAATTTCATCTTCGGTCCGTTCGCCCAGTTCGATCTCAAGCTAAACGACACCTTCAGCGTGCTGGCTGGCTTCACCACCGACTTCGTCGATGCGGAAGAAGTTCACCCGGTGCTCGGAGAATCGGGATCCTTCGATTTCAGCGGCGACGGAACCATCGCCGACGACATGGCGGAGCGCGGCTACCTGCTCGATGAGAGCACGGAGCTGGACAACTACAACCTCAGCTTCATCTACAAGCCTTCGGAAATCTCCACGCTCTACGCCACCTACAACTTCAGCGAGACCTACAGCGTGGATACAGGGGGACGTATTCTGCCGTCCAGCTTTGGCGATACCCAGGAGAGCGACCTGCTCGAATTCGGAACCAAGTTCGTTTTCGCTGATGGCAAGTTCTTCCTGAACGCGGCTCTCGTGGATCGCGAGTTCACCGAGCGAAATATCGACGGATCGGTCGACCAGGTATTCATCGACGCCTACGAAATCGAGTTCAACTATCAGCCGAATCGGAACCTCTTCGCCACCCTTGGATTCAGCTACATGGATGCGGAGCGTACCGCTGGTTTCTTCGCCTCTCCCTACACCATCGACCGAGCGGACGAAACGGGCGGCATCTACATCTCTCCGCTGTTCCTCGCTCCGAGCGAGCTCGTGCCGGCGCCTGGCATCCCGGAGAAGCTGGTCAACAGCTTGATTCGCTACAAATGGGATAACGGATTTGGCATGACGCTCGGCTTCATCGGCTGGGGCGATACCTATTCCGGCTACTCGGATTTCGAGATCGCGGTTCCGGACCTTACCGGCGCCAACGGAGGTGAAGACTACATCCTCACCGCCAATACCGCTGTATTGGGATTCCAATACGAAGCGGACTTGAGCTTCACTTACGAGTACGAAAACTGGGCCTACAAGCTCACCATCTTCAACGTGACGGACGAGGAGAATTGGGATGTAAACAATTCCGGATACGGAAACGGTTCCATCCTTCCCCGTCAGCCAGCTCGCTTCGAGCTCTCGGCTAAGTACTCGTTCTAG
- a CDS encoding adenine deaminase C-terminal domain-containing protein, with product MLSPLTRFSVAPLHAVTRSLADVASGRAAPDLVIKGGRVLSVYTERIREEKEIWIKEGRIAAVAPAGACRFSGVKTYDAGGGIIAPGLVDPHIHIESSMMTACAYAEGALLNGTTTIFCDSHEIGNVSDVAGIEWMLEDARQAPLNIFLTLPSTIPATNAAMETCGGDLTPDKAGQLFDKWPEIVALGEKMDFVPVCMGDPRSHGIIAEALKRGKPVCGHIYGREFVSAYAASGVTDTHEAIDRDIADDFLEAGIWVFLRGGPPTTPWHSLPEAIKAVTELGASHKRVCVCTDDRDADDLFEFGLDWVTRQAMVAGLSPAQAWSAGSLHPATRYAKDGDFGALGHGRRADIVLLNDDYEVQNTWYGGSLMVEAGKVTSLLDEQLSDHRYVYPKPAYETINYSDELSLLPEVPADARMVNLIRAELPGIVTLRKSVAFDPAVSWDTFLSDNDLCYLTVVERYGKTGEIGYGFLQNFGLKGGAVGSSVGHDAHNIVIAGANEADMQLVAKTIKELRGGVVVARDGQVIASVALPIAGLLSDKRATEVAEESSELKKVWREMGCTLPYMGFNLLPLSVIPEIRLTDKGLVLVPEMEIVPLFER from the coding sequence ATGCTTTCTCCCCTGACACGATTCTCCGTCGCCCCCCTGCACGCCGTCACGCGCTCCCTGGCTGATGTCGCCTCCGGCCGAGCCGCTCCCGACCTCGTCATCAAGGGCGGCCGCGTACTATCCGTATACACTGAGAGGATACGGGAAGAGAAGGAAATCTGGATAAAGGAAGGGCGCATCGCCGCGGTCGCACCCGCTGGCGCATGCCGTTTTTCAGGCGTCAAAACCTACGATGCCGGCGGCGGGATCATCGCCCCAGGACTCGTCGATCCGCACATTCATATCGAGAGCAGCATGATGACCGCTTGCGCCTATGCCGAAGGGGCCTTGCTCAATGGTACCACCACTATCTTTTGCGACAGTCATGAGATCGGAAACGTCAGCGACGTCGCCGGCATCGAGTGGATGCTGGAGGATGCCCGACAGGCGCCGCTCAACATTTTCCTGACCTTGCCTTCTACCATACCTGCGACCAATGCCGCCATGGAAACCTGCGGTGGCGATTTGACGCCGGATAAGGCAGGGCAGCTGTTTGACAAGTGGCCGGAGATCGTGGCTTTAGGAGAAAAGATGGACTTCGTGCCGGTGTGCATGGGGGATCCCCGCTCGCACGGCATCATCGCCGAGGCCCTCAAGCGAGGCAAGCCGGTCTGCGGTCACATCTACGGGCGCGAGTTCGTTTCCGCCTACGCGGCCAGCGGCGTGACCGATACCCATGAGGCCATCGATCGGGACATCGCCGACGATTTTCTGGAGGCCGGCATCTGGGTCTTTTTGCGTGGAGGTCCGCCTACCACGCCGTGGCATAGCCTGCCTGAAGCGATCAAGGCAGTGACGGAGCTCGGCGCGTCGCACAAGCGGGTCTGCGTCTGCACGGACGATCGCGACGCGGACGATCTCTTCGAATTCGGGCTCGATTGGGTGACCCGTCAGGCAATGGTCGCGGGTCTCAGCCCAGCTCAGGCTTGGAGCGCAGGCTCTTTGCATCCCGCCACGCGCTACGCCAAGGATGGGGACTTTGGAGCGCTCGGTCACGGGCGCCGGGCGGACATCGTTTTGTTGAACGACGACTATGAGGTGCAGAACACCTGGTACGGCGGATCGCTGATGGTGGAAGCAGGCAAGGTCACCTCGCTCCTGGATGAACAATTGAGCGATCATCGCTACGTGTATCCAAAACCCGCTTACGAGACGATCAACTACAGCGACGAGCTTTCCTTGTTGCCTGAGGTGCCTGCTGACGCCAGAATGGTGAACCTGATTCGGGCGGAGCTCCCGGGGATCGTGACCTTGCGAAAGTCCGTCGCATTCGATCCCGCGGTCAGCTGGGACACGTTTCTCAGCGACAACGACCTTTGCTACCTCACAGTGGTGGAACGCTACGGGAAGACGGGCGAAATCGGCTACGGATTCTTGCAGAATTTCGGTCTCAAGGGCGGCGCGGTCGGCAGCAGCGTCGGTCACGACGCCCACAACATCGTGATCGCGGGCGCCAACGAGGCGGACATGCAGCTGGTGGCCAAGACCATCAAGGAGCTGCGAGGCGGAGTCGTGGTGGCGAGGGACGGCCAGGTCATCGCGTCAGTGGCTCTCCCCATTGCAGGACTGCTCTCGGACAAGCGGGCCACGGAGGTGGCCGAGGAATCCAGCGAGCTGAAGAAAGTCTGGCGCGAGATGGGCTGTACGCTGCCATACATGGGCTTCAATCTGCTGCCGCTATCGGTCATTCCGGAGATCCGACTGACCGACAAGGGGTTGGTGCTGGTCCCGGAAATGGAGATCGTGCCCCTTTTCGAGCGGTAG